From a region of the Daphnia magna isolate NIES linkage group LG1, ASM2063170v1.1, whole genome shotgun sequence genome:
- the LOC116934362 gene encoding CAD protein, giving the protein MKAVLVLENGAFFIGQHFGAPVNTSGEVVFQTGMVGYPESLTDPSYCAQILVPTYPLIGNYGVPSKELDEFQLPKWFESRRIWAAGLIVSELCEVPSHWSQDQTLDSWLKNEGIPGISGIDTRQLTQMIRQKGTVLGKILLGEAIPKELSGWDDPNRRNLVEEVSIKTPQTYNPEGSPRICAIDCGLKYHQLRCFLSRGARVDLVPWNHPLNPSEYDGLFISNGPGDPSQCEETIGNLRRLLSSSTKPIFGICLGHQLLALAAQFTTFKMKYGNRGVNQPCTHEGTGRCFITSQNHGFAVKADQPSDPEWCPLFTNANDGTNEGIVHKTLPFFSVQFHPEHMAGPEDLEDLFTVFLDAVNNSRVGNMVPCVQERIQQYLAADCVPAPRSLDGICKPRKVLLLGSGGLSIGQAGEFDYSGSQAIKALKEEGIHSILINPNIATVQTSKGMADKVYFLPITPHYVKQVIRQERPEGILLTFGGQTALNCGIELNKSGVLEKYGVKVLGTPIQSIIESEDRKLFSEKVAEVGERVAPSAAAYSFEEALEAAEKLGYPVLARAAYTLGGLGSGFADNPEQLRSLAQSAFAHSNQLIIDKSLKGWKEVEYEVVRDAYNNCITVCNMENVDPLGIHTGESIVVAPSQTLTNREYNMLRTTAIKVVRHLGVVGECNIQYALNPNSQEYYIIEVNARLSRSSALASKATGYPLAYIAAKLSLGIPLPILRNSVTESTTACFEPSMDYCVVKIPRWDLSKFMRVSAKIGSSMKSVGEVMAVGRRFEEAFQKAMRMVDENVLGFDPNLNIVSDVELESPTDKRMFVLAAALKRGYTVDRLYELTKIDRWFLVKMQNIIGCYNNLESQSEKELTSELLLEAKQMGFSDKQIASCIGSTELAIRSKREEYAITPFVKQIDTVAAEWPAHTNYLYLTYNGSSHDLTFPGGYTMVIGSGVYRIGSSVEFDWCAVGCLRELRNLGRKTVMINYNPETVSTDYDMCDRLYFEEITFEVVMDIYTMEAPEGVILSMGGQLPNNIAMELHRQRAKILGTLPESIDCAENRFKFSRMLDRIGILQPRWKELTNLKLAIEFCEDVGFPCLVRPSYVLSGAAMNVAHTPQDLETYLSKASSISKEHPVVISKFILEAKEIDVDAVAQDGQLLCMAVSEHVENAGVHSGDATLVTPPQDLNNETLTKIQNICRAIAMSLEVSGPFNMQLIAKDNELQVIECNLRVSRSFPFVSKTLEHDFIAMATRVIVGQRVDPVDVLRGCDKVGVKVPQFSFSRLAGADVMLGVEMASTGEVACFGENRYEAYLKALMSTGMAIPKNSILLSVGSYKHKNEMLPSVRTLEKLGYKLYASLGTADFYNDHGITVESIEWAYDDIGEITSKGQLNNMADFLAHKQLDLVINLPMRHGGARRVSSFSTHGYRTRRMAVDYAVPLITDIKCAKLLVEALRLVGKAPKLKPHVDCMTSRRLVRIPGLIDVHVHLREPGGTHKEDFSSGTAAALSGGVTMVLAMPNTQPTITDKAALHLIKELAKKGARCDYGIFMGASSTNFEEIIELAPHVVGLKMYLNETFTTLKLDGIQQWLKHFEHWPKGVPICVHAEGRTTAAIILLASLNNRSVHVCHVATRDEIEIIKAAKKKGLPVTCEVCPHHLFLTANDMSTFGSKGEVRPRLASPEDQQALWENLDFIDCFATDHAPHTLEEKMSDNSPPGYPGLETMLPLLLTAVNKGQLTLQDVVNKCHHNPKRIFKLPDQSNTYVEIDLEEDWVLPAANVFSKAKWSPFAGRKVKGVVKRVVLHGEVVYIDGSIIAQPGFGQDVREPVDQSNFSIPHMEFSDLGDPRVTRSGAYTGSSSQTTGAGEDDVHFHRHTSETRELYGQMFSELGIPKIRSLSVGPTLPTLRVSHPQQHLNDSSPVGRPVSPASRAYDSSILSPPQVKGISARPVSPSAPQPTSSSFSGSAALPHHGLQGQCILTVDMFSKEQLNAIFNLAQTFRLCVQKERSLDHILKGKIMASIFYEVSTRTSCSFSAAMQRLGGRVIYMDESSSSAKKGETLEDSITVMASYSDVVVLRHPEPGAVGRAAGRSSRPLINAGDGTGEHPTQALLDVFTIREEIGTVNGLTITMVGDLKHGRTVHSLARLLTLYNVHLRYVSPANLGMPNEVMDYIGSRGIPQTNFSSLEDALPETDVLYMTRIQRERFATQQEYDKACGHFVVTPHLMRLAKRRMVVMHPLPRVFEISPDFDSDPRAAYFRQAEAGMYVRMAILAMVLGKC; this is encoded by the exons ATGAAAGCCGTTCTAGTTCTCGAAAATGGAGCTTTCTTTATCGGCCAACACTTTGGTGCTCCTGTCAACACGTCTGGCGAAGTCG TATTTCAAACGGGTATGGTGGGATATCCCGAGTCGCTGACGGATCCATCTTATTGTGCTCAAATCCTCGTGCCAACGTATCCATTGATTGGAAATTATGGAGTGCCCAGCAAAGAACTCGATGAGTTTCAGCTTCCAAA ATGGTTTGAATCGCGTCGAATTTGGGCAGCTGGGCTCATCGTGTCTGAGCTGTGTGAAGTACCCAGCCATTGGAGTCAGGATCAGACACTCGATAGCTGGCTAAAGAATGAAGGAATACCAGGCATTAGCGGCATTGACACTCGTCAGTTGACGCAAATGATTCGTCAAAAAGGCACCGTACTCGGAAAAATTTTACTGGGCGAAGCCATTCCAAAAGAATTGAGCGGATGGGATGACCCTAATCGTCGCAACTTGGTGGAAGAAGTTTCGATTAAG ACACCACAAACGTACAATCCTGAAGGCAGCCCTCGGATTTGTGCTATCGATTGCGGACTTAAATACCATCAGCTGCGATGCTTCTTATCTCGAGGAGCACGGGTTGATCTTGTCCCATGGAACCATCCGTTAAATCCCTCCGAGTACGACGGATTGTTCATCAGTAACGGTCCTGGCGATCCTTCGCAATGTGAAGAGACAATTGGCAATCTTCGCCGCTTATTGTCATCTAGCACCAAACCCATCTTCGGCATTTGTCTTGGGCACCAACTTCTGGCGCTAGCTGCACAGTTCACCACTTTCAAAATGAAGTACGGCAATCGGGGTGTCAATCAGCCATGTACACATGAAGGCACTGGCAGATGTTTTATCACTTCTCAAAATCACGGTTTCGCTGTCAAAGCGGACCAACCCTCTGATCCAGAATGGTGTCCACTATTTACCAACGCCAACGATGGTACAAATGAAGGCATCGTTCATAAAACGTTACCGTTTTTCAG TGTCCAGTTCCATCCCGAACATATGGCTGGACCTGAGGACTTGGAAGATTTATTCACAGTGTTTTTGGACGCTGTCAACAATTCACGAGTTGGAAACATGGTTCCTTGTGTACAAGAACGCATCCAGCAGTATCTCGCCGCTGATTGTGTGCCAGCTCCCAGGTCACTTGACGGAATTTGTAAACCCAGAAAAGTGTTACTCCTTGGATCCGGTGGTCTGTCTATTGGCCAGGCCGGTGAATTTGATTATTCCGGTTCGCAGGCCATCAAGGCCTTAAAAGAAGAAGGTATCCATTCTATCTTGATCAATCCGAACATAGCCACTGTGCAGACATCGAAAGGTATGGCCGACAAGGTCTACTTTCTGCCAATCACGCCGCATTACGTCAAGCAGGTGATACGTCAAGAGCGACCTGAAGGAATCCTTTTGACCTTTGGTGGTCAAACAGCCCTCAATTGCGGAATAGAATTAAACAAGTCCGGAGTTTTGGAAAAATATGGGGTTAAAGTACTTGGCACTCCTATTCAATCCATCATCGAGTCTGAAGATCGTAAACTATTTTCCGAAAAAGTTGCCGAAGTTGGAGAAAGGGTAGCTCCTAGTGCGGCAGCCTATTCTTTTGAAGAGGCACTTGAAGCTGCTGAAAAACTGGGCTATCCCGTACTTGCTCGGGCAGCTTATACGCTTGGTGGATTGGGCTCTGGCTTTGCCGACAATCCTGAACAACTGCGTTCTCTGGCACAATCAGCGTTCGCCCATTCCAATCAGTTGATTATCGATAAATCCTTGAAAGGATGGAAAGAAGTAGAGTACGAAGTAGTTCGCGACGCCTACAACAATTGCATCACTGTTTGTAACATGGAGAACGTCGATCCGCTTGGCATCCATACCGGAGAGTCTATTGTCGTTGCGCCCAGTCAAACATTGACCAACCGAGAATACAACATGTTACGGACAACGGCCATCAAAGTAGTCCGCCATTTGGGTGTCGTGGGTGAATGCAACATCCAATACGCTCTCAACCCCAACTCTCAAGAATACTACATCATCGAAGTTAATGCTCGTCTATCACGCAGTTCAGCCTTGGCCAGCAAAGCCACTGGCTATCCTCTTGCCTACATCGCAGCTAAATTATCCCTAGGTATCCCACTGCCTATTTTACGTAACTCGGTGACGGAGTCCACAACCGCCTGTTTCGAGCCGAGTATGGATTATTGTGTCGTCAAAATTCCGCGTTGGGATTTGAGCAAGTTTATGCGTGTCAGCGCAAAAATTGGAAGTTCCATGAAAAGCGTAGGAGAAGTCATGGCTGTCGGTCGTCGATTTGAAGAGGCATTTCAAAAAGCAATGCGGATGGTAGATGAAAATGTCTTAGGCTTCGACCCCAATCTCAACATAGTCTCGGACGTCGAGCTAGAGAGCCCAACCGACAAGCGCATGTTCGTCCTAGCTGCAGCTCTTAAACGAGGTTACACCGTGGATCGACTTTACGAGTTGACCAAGATCGATCGTTGGTTTCTTGTGAAAATGCAAAACATCAttggttgttataacaatctCGAATCGCAAAGCGAGAAAGAATTAACCAGTGAACTCCTCCTCGAAGCCAAGCAGATGGGTTTCTCGGACAAGCAAATCGCTTCGTGTATAGGAAGCACTGAGCTGGCAATCCGGAGCAAGCGAGAAGAATACG CGATAACGCCGTTTGTCAAGCAAATCGACACAGTAGCTGCTGAGTGGCCGGCGCATACGAACTATCTGTACTTGACGTATAATGGTAGTTCCCACGACTTGACTTTCCCCGGAGGGTACACGATGGTTATCG GATCTGGCGTATACAGGATTGGTAGCTCAGTTGAATTTGATTGGTGCGCAGTTGGGTGTTTGAGAGAACTTCGCAATCTTGGACGAAAAACCGTTATGATCAATTACAATCCGGAGACAGTTAGCACAGATTATGACATGTGCGATCGACTGTATTTCGAAGAGATCACTTTTGAG gtcGTCATGGATATCTACACGATGGAGGCTCCTGAAGGCGTTATTCTCAGTATGGGAGGTCAATTGCCCAACAATATCGCCATGGAACTCCATCGCCAACGCGCCAAAATCCTCGGAACACTCCCGGAGAGTATTGATTGCGCCGAAAACCGTTTCAAGTTTTCGCGGATGCTCGACCGTATCGGGATCTTGCAGCCCAGATGGAaagaattaacaaacttgaaaCTGGCTATTGAATTCTGCGAAGATGTCGGTTTCCCTTGCCTAGTACGACCGTCGTACGTCCTGAGTGGTGCGGCCATGAATGTCGCGCACACACCGCAAGATTTAGAAACGTATTTGAGTAAAGCTAGCTCTATTTCTAAAGAGCATCCTGTTGTCATTTCCAAGTTTATCCTTGAGGCCAAG gaAATCGATGTTGATGCTGTCGCTCAAGATGGGCAGTTGCTTTGTATGGCCGTATCGGAACATGTTGAGAATGCAGGTGTGCACTCTGGTGATGCAACTCTTGTAACTCCGCCTCAGGATCTCAACAACGAGACACTgaccaaaattcaaaatatatGCCGCGCCATCGCGATGTCTTTGGAAGTCTCGGGTCCATTCAACATGCAACTCATCGCCAAG GATAACGAATTGCAGGTTATAGAGTGTAATCTGAGAGTGTCGCGTTCGTTTCCTTTCGTTTCCAAAACGCTCGAGCATGATTTTATTGCCATGGCCACTCGGGTGATAGTTGGCCAGCGGGTAGATCCAGTCGATGTTTTGCGCGGGTGCGATAAAGTGGGCGTCAAAGTCCCACAATTCTCGTTCTCACGTTTGGCCG GAGCCGATGTGATGCTCGGTGTTGAAATGGCCTCTACAGGAGAAGTGGCCTGCTTTGGAGAAAACCGGTATGAAGCTTACCTGAAAGCTTTGATGAGCACTGGCATGGCTATACCTAAAAACAGCATCCTTCTCTCCGTTGGCAGCTATAAA cataaaaatgaaatgcttCCAAGCGTCAGGACATTGGAAAAGCTCGGCTATAAATTGTACGCAAGTCTTGGAACGGCAGATTTCTACAACGACCACGGCATTACG GTGGAATCTATTGAATGGGCTTACGATGACATTGGAGAAATTACCAGTAAGGGTCAGCTCAACAACATGGCTGACTTCTTAGCCCATAAACAACTAGATCTCGTCATTAATTTGCCAATGCGGCATGGAGGAGCCAGACGGGTGTCTTCCTTTTCCACTCACG GTTACAGAACTCGCCGTATGGCTGTTGATTACGCAGTGCCATTAATAACGGACATCAAATGCGCCAAGCTTCTCGTGGAG GCTTTGAGATTAGTGGGCAAAGCGCCAAAGCTCAAACCACACGTGGACTGCATGACATCACGTCGATTAGTTCGCATTCCGGGTTTGATCGACGTTCACGTCCATTTACGTGAACCTGGCGGCACTCACAAAGAGGACTTTTCATCTGGAACTGCAGCTGCCCTTTCTGGAGGTGTCACTATGGTTCTTGCCATGCCGAACACGCAGCCAACGATCACTGATAAGGCTGCCCTTCACCTCATCAAAGAG CTGGCTAAGAAAGGCGCCCGTTGTGATTACGGCATTTTTATGGGTGCGTCATCAACTAATTTCGAGGAAATAATAGAACTCGCACCTCACGTTGTTGGTCTTAAAATGTACCTCAATGAAACATTTACTACTCTGAAACTAGACGGGATTCAGCAATGGCTTAAA CATTTCGAGCACTGGCCAAAGGGAGTGCCCATTTGTGTTCACGCTGAGGGAAGGACGACCGCAGCCATTATTTTGCTTGCATCTCTCAATAACCGTTCGGTCCATGTTTGTCATGTGGCTACTCGtgatgaaattgaaatcatCAAAGctgcaaagaaaaag GGTTTACCTGTTACCTGCGAGGTCTGTCCGCACCACTTGTTTCTGACTGCCAATGATATGTCCACCTTCGGCAGCAAGGGCGAAGTCAGGCCACGGTTGGCCAGTCCCGAGGATCAACAAGCACTTTGGGAAAATTTGGACTTTATCGATTGTTTCGCCACCGATCACG CCCCACACACTTTGGAGGAAAAAATGAGCGATAATAGCCCACCTGGATATCCGGGTTTGGAAACTATGCTGCCCTTATTGCTTACGGCCGTGAATAAAGGACAATTAACCCTTCAG GACGTCGTCAACAAGTGCCATCACAATCCGAAGCGCATTTTCAAATTGCCTGACCAATCCAACACTTATGTTGAAATTGATTTAGAAGAAGATTGGGTCCTACCAGCTGCAAATGTCTTTTCAAAAGCCAAATGGTCACCCTTTGCTGGGCGGAAAGTGAAAGGCGTCGTCAAGCGCGTAGTGCTTCATGGGGAAGTTGTCTACATTGATGGATCT attattGCTCAACCAGGGTTCGGACAGGACGTTCGCGAACCAGTGGATCAATCTAATTTCTCGATTCCACACATGGAATTTTCCGATTTGGGTGATCCTAGAGTGACACGCTCTGGAGCTTACACCGGTTCTAGTAGCCAAACGACTGGCGCAGGTGAAGATGACGTCCACTTTCATCGACACACGAGCGAGACTCGTGAACTGTATGGGCAGATGTTCAGCGAACTAGGAATCCCTAAGATACGATCGCTGTCGGTCGGGCCAACTTTACCGACACTCCGGGTCTCACACCCACAGCAACACCTAAACGATTCATCTCCAGTTGGCAGGCCTGTGAGCCCAGCTTCCCGGGCATACGACAGCTCCATCTTGTCGCCACCGCAGGTGAAGGGCATTTCGGCCCGTCCGGTTTCTCCTTCCGCACCTCAACCCACATCGTCAAGCTTTTCCGGGTCGGCTGCATTACCTCACCACGGGCTACAAGGCCAGTGCATCTTAACAGTGGACATGTTTTCCAAAGAGCAACTCAATGCGATTTTTAATCTGGCCCAGACATTCCGGCTTTGCGTCCAGAAGGAGCGCTCACTCGACCATATCCTCAAG GGCAAGATTATGGCTTCAATTTTCTACGAGGTCAGCACTCGCACCAGCTGTAGCTTTTCCGCCGCGATGCAACGGTTGGGTGGCCGTGTAATTTATATGGATGAAAGCAGTTCGTCAGCCAAGAAAGGCGAAACGCTTGAAG ACTCAATTACGGTGATGGCCAGTTACAGCGACGTAGTAGTTTTGCGCCATCCGGAGCCGGGCGCAGTAGGG CGAGCAGCCGGTCGTTCAAGTCGCCCATTGATTAACGCTGGCGATGGAACCGGAGAACATCCAACTCAGGCCCTCCTGGATGTATTCACCATCCGTGAGGAGATTGGCACCGTCAATGGGCTGACCATCACGATGGTGGGCGACCTAAAACACGGACGGACCGTGCACTCGCTGGCTAG GTTGCTTACTTTGTACAACGTTCATTTGCGTTACGTTTCCCCGGCCAATCTGGGAATGCCAAATGAAGTTATGGACTATATCGGATCAAGAGGAATACCTCAG ACCAATTTCAGTTCGCTAGAGGATGCTTTGCCGGAGACGGATGTTCTGTACATGACACGTATTCAGCGCGAACGCTTTGCTACACAACAAGAATACGACAAG GCTTGTGGCCACTTCGTCGTTACTCCGCATTTGATGCGATTGGCCAAACGCCGTATGGTAGTCATGCATCCGCTACCTAGAGTTTTTGAGATTTCACCCGATTTTGATAGCGATCCTCGTGCTGCATATTTCCGTCAAGCTGAGGCCGGCATGTATGTTCGAATGGCCATTCTTGCAATGGTACTCggaaaatgttga
- the LOC116934458 gene encoding uncharacterized protein LOC116934458, with product MGNNCCQGQSELADGFEVERRMGSQGNLQSSVAMTFQDNGKRIDPRHRVNEYYQILREIQTENLNKMRDQLKKNPQLFLLNNLILSIQFFDNFDRDKESIRSTKTDQETAVNSALGDIRRGCHYEGALTEVVGRDYRYQPKGANLPEVVTKTRYNIIHRNLEVYPQEQYSSLVCNEYTSADDPIYRFCMEDVEKLPGWIMLRCVDIPNGHRSSDGTHSTTYDRVDNDSESYYGKSSDYDSPKSSVQCDSIPSVKSGSSGTTHVKILASQEISKRPPMATPDASSSSSTDDDGGDQFPSTGTELMKVIENRMKGRDNRPPASAVPLSDDFGRARAQKPAVMVPTLPAKVKTKRRGVKSIESSSDDDYDYTSINDLPRPLEGSKLGLTGQVPKPRNSALSSDCFQTVKIRVVDSADNPLGLGGQFERKTYLSSTAFFGQFAENFYDWSQKLDRGLQDASSYKAAICCTLIKPASNCQYRTTVEFLPVIPVAQWPDAAREWQNRKRTAMLDKRTNIQYRWPQPTQVDTIVKQGCHLSTEGGKFRGRTSPNSKLEWQFSFGTAQDTLLSSLSEPHLRALLWARLIFHHVIAPIGVLSQYHMETVFLWLVESNYIDWNEASLGENIMNIFQTLYNCIQQRKLQHYFIRKRNLFSSKAPKDLVKAQGRLFRLIEKFVPLTMQAAKQFQTSNSTFPFPDLTRLWEIVTTPLTLVSINPGLAGSNKHLSNSDNSLNGVKKKRGSKGKSSDEGFWEAVTKAPQPTGDKTRDLLRKERARIDAEEREKRQVPVAEAADKADVNITAFNISQTKILLEFFCEHFIRMSASCNKIRAYNKSTVMLDQAFNLATLLKEERFDESAEDFFDIIEKLRSAAHQGQFTEPVVNIPGSPCVFQTGIEAPVGRPLSNGGGIYRNSSLSNGAIRLTPLPLTPTQQPFRFNKANGHVIQKSTLSYEQDFLNGPMIHSMSQTIEKHSSNGAANVTSAVIESVRSSETEPTDQFDSPPPTHRKFNKIIAFSQSDDDMDESTDF from the exons ATGGGTAATAATTGCTGTCAAGGCCAATCGGAACTAGCGGATGGTTTTGAAGTGGAAAGACGAATGGGTTCTCAGGGAAATCTCCAATCATCCGTCGCTATGACGTTCCAAGACAACGGCAAGAGGATCGATCCGCGGCATAGGGTCAACGAATATTACCAAATTTTGCGCGAAATTCAGACGgagaatttaaacaaaatgcGCGATCAGctgaaaaaaaatccccaACTCTTCCTGCTGAACAACCTTATCTTGTCCATCCAGTTTTTTGACAACTTCGACAG GGATAAAGAATCCATCCGATCGACAAAAACGGATCAAGAGACAGCAGTCAATAGCGCATTGGGAGACATCCGACGAGGCTGCCATTATGAAGGTGCCTTAACCGAAGTGGTCGGACGAGACTATCGTTACCAGCCAAAGGGTGCCAACTTGCCCGAAGTCGTGACCAAAACGCGCTACAACATCATTCACCGAAATCTAGAAGTCTACCCACAAGAACAGTATTCTTCGTTGGTTTGCAACGAGTACACGTCGGCCGACGACCCCATCTACCGTTTCTGCATGGAAGATGTCGAAAAACTGCCAG GATGGATCATGTTGCGTTGCGTCGACATACCCAATGGTCACCGCAGCTCAGACGGTACACACTCGACTACCTACGACAGAGTGGACAACGATAGCGAAAGTTACTATGGCAAATCAAGTGATTACGACAGTCCAAAGTCGAGCGTCCAATGCGACAGTATACCGTCGGTGAAATCAGGCAGCAGTGGAACGACGCACGTGAAAATATTGGCAAGCCAAGAAATCTCAAAACGTCCGCCAATGGCAACACCGGATGCCAGTTCATCATCGTCGACGGACGACGATGGCGGAGATCAATTTCCATCTACGGGAACGGAGTTGATGAAAGTCATCGAAAACCGAATGAAAGGCAGAGATAATCGACCACCCGCCTCAGCCGTCCCGCTATCGGACGACTTCGGCCGCGCACGAGCACAAAAACCGGCTGTTATGGTACCTACCCTTCCGGCGAAAGTGAAAACTAAACGACGCGGAGTCAAATCGATTGAATCCTCAAGTGACGATGATTACGACTACACATCCATTAACGATCTTCCCCGTCCACTTGAAGGATCGAAACTGGGACTGACAGGTCAAGTGCCAAAACCTCGTAATTCGGCACTGTCTTCCGACTGCTTCCAAACCGTCAAAATTCGGGTTGTCGATTCGGCAGACAACCCGTTGGGACTCGGCGGTCAGTTCGAAAGGAAAACGTACCTTTCTTCGACGGCCTTCTTCGGTCAATTTGCCGAAAATTTTTACGACTGGAGTCAAAAACTGGACCGTGGCTTACAAGACGCTAGCAGCTACAAAGCAGCAATCTGTTGCACTTTGATTAAACCGGCAAGTAATTGCCAGTACCGAACAACAGTGGAATTCTTGCCCGTCATCCCCGTTGCTCAATGGCCCGACGCTGCTCGAGAATGGCAAAATCGTAAACGCACAGCCATGCTCGACAAGCGCACCAATATCCAATACCGATGGCCTCAACCGACTCAGGTGGACACCATAGTCAAGCAAGGCTGTCATCTCAGCACGGAAGGCGGGAAATTCCGTGGACGGACATCACCCAATTCGAAGCTAGAATGGCAGTTTAGTTTTGGAACCGCGCAGGACACTCTGCTGTCTTCGCTGAGCGAACCGCACCTTCGCGCTCTGCTATGGGCTCGTTTGATATTCCACCACGTTATAGCTCCGATCGGAGTTTTGTCGCAATACCACATGGAGACCGTCTTCCTCTGGCTGGTGGAGTCCAATTACATCGACTGGAACGAAGCCTCGCTCGGTGAGAACATAATGAACATCTTCCAAACGCTGTACAACTGCATACAGCAACGCAAATTGCAGCACTACTTCATCCGGAAGCGTAACTTATTCAGCAGCAAAGCTCCAAAAGATCTGGTCAAAGCTCAAGGACGACTATTCCGGCTAATTGAGAAGTTCGTCCCACTGACGATGCAGGCGGCCAAACAATTTCAAACTTCCAATTCGACTTTTCCTTTCCCCGATTTGACGCGCTTATGGGAAATCGTGACCACTCCGCTGACTCTCGTTTCCATCAATCCCGGTCTTGCCGGTTCAAACAAACATCTCAGCAACAGCGACAACAGCTTAAATGgagtgaagaagaagagaggcaGTAAAGGTAAATCGAGCGACGAAGGATTTTGGGAGGCAGTGACAAAGGCTCCGCAACCGACGGGCGATAAAACACGCGATCTACTACGGAAAGAGCGAGCGCGGATCGACGCTGAAGAACGAGAAAAACGGCAAGTTCCGGTAGCTGAAGCCGCCGACAAAGCGGATGTTAACATTACAGCATTTAACATAAGTCAGACGAAAATTTTGCTCGAGTTTTTCTGCGAGCATTTCATACGCATGTCGGCATCGTGCAACAAAATCCGCGCCTACAACAAGAGCACGGTAATGCTGGATCAAGCCTTCAATCTGGCAACGCTACTCAAAGAGGAAAGATTCGACGAATCGGCCGAAGATTTTTTCGATATCATCGAAAAACTTAGAAGCGCTGCCCATCAGGGCCAGTTTACGGAGCCTGTAGTGAATATCCCTGGATCGCCTTGCGTTTTCCAAACAGGTATCGAAGCACCTGTTGGTCGGCCACTATCAAACGGTGGCGGAATTTATCGAAACAGCAGCCTGTCAAACGGTGCCATTCGATTAACCCCTCTACCGCTAACGCCAACTCAACAACCGTTCCGTTTCAACAAAGCAAACGGGCACGTCATACAAAAATCTACCTTGAGCTACGAACAAGATTTCTTAAACGGACCTATGATACATTCAATGAGCCAGACCATCGAAAAACATTCATCAAACGGAGCAGCGAACGTAACATCGGCCGTCATCGAAAGTGTACGATCGAGCGAGACGGAACCGACAGACCAATTCGACAGTCCACCACCGACTCACAGAAAGTTTAATAAAATAATTGCGTTCAGCCAATCGGATGATGATATGGACGAATCGACCGATTTTTAA